One Sphingomonas sp. LHG3406-1 genomic window carries:
- a CDS encoding SDR family NAD(P)-dependent oxidoreductase codes for MNILLTGASRGIGKAAADALTVAGHRVLGTSTKGGEGLIAADFSDPAAAGACWAEAERRLGRIDALVNNAGVYEAVADDAPEAEWQSSWARTLQVNLQAAADLSRLAIAHFRANGGGRIVNVASRAGYRGDSPQHWHYAASKAALIAVTKTIARGYAHEGVLAFAVAPGFTVTEMTEEYLASRGGEKVLADIPLGRVASAAEVGETIRWLATQAPASSTGSVIDVNGASYVR; via the coding sequence ATGAACATCCTCCTCACCGGCGCCAGCCGGGGCATCGGCAAGGCGGCCGCCGATGCGCTCACCGTTGCCGGGCACCGCGTCCTCGGCACGTCCACCAAAGGCGGCGAGGGCCTCATCGCCGCCGACTTCTCCGACCCTGCCGCGGCCGGTGCCTGCTGGGCGGAAGCGGAGCGCCGGCTCGGGCGCATCGACGCGCTCGTCAACAATGCCGGCGTCTATGAAGCGGTGGCCGACGATGCCCCGGAGGCCGAGTGGCAGTCCTCCTGGGCGCGCACCCTGCAGGTCAACCTCCAGGCCGCCGCCGACCTTTCGCGCCTCGCCATCGCCCATTTCCGGGCGAACGGCGGCGGGCGAATCGTCAATGTCGCGAGCCGCGCCGGCTATCGCGGGGATTCGCCGCAGCACTGGCATTATGCCGCTTCCAAGGCCGCGCTGATCGCCGTCACCAAGACGATTGCGCGGGGGTATGCGCACGAAGGCGTCCTCGCCTTCGCCGTCGCGCCGGGCTTCACCGTCACCGAGATGACCGAGGAATATCTCGCCAGCCGCGGCGGCGAGAAGGTCCTCGCCGATATCCCGCTCGGCCGGGTCGCGTCTGCCGCCGAAGTCGGCGAAACCATCCGCTGGCTGGCGACCCAAGCGCCGGCGAGTTCGACCGGCAGCGTCATCGACGTCAATGGAGCAAGCTATGTCCGTTAG
- a CDS encoding DUF1697 domain-containing protein, which yields MTAYVALLRAVNVAGTGKLPMSELKRMGEECGFGQVRTFIASGNLLLTSDLDEAEVRARVAARIAGHFGKPVPVFVRSAGEMTALVTGNPFTDDKPSRVMAHVIDEPPTAAMLAEARQVGGERMALGPRAIYVSYGEGIGTSKLKLPAVAAGTARNMNSVAKMAALLADMA from the coding sequence GTGACCGCCTATGTCGCGCTGCTCCGCGCGGTGAACGTGGCCGGCACGGGCAAGCTGCCGATGAGCGAACTGAAGCGGATGGGCGAGGAGTGCGGCTTTGGCCAGGTCCGCACCTTCATCGCCAGCGGCAATCTGCTGCTGACCAGCGATCTCGACGAAGCGGAGGTCCGCGCCCGCGTCGCCGCCAGGATCGCCGGCCATTTCGGCAAGCCCGTCCCCGTCTTCGTGCGCTCGGCCGGCGAGATGACCGCACTTGTTACCGGCAATCCCTTCACGGACGACAAGCCGAGCAGGGTCATGGCGCATGTGATCGACGAGCCGCCGACCGCCGCCATGCTGGCAGAAGCGCGCCAGGTCGGGGGCGAGCGGATGGCGCTCGGCCCCCGTGCCATCTACGTTTCCTATGGCGAGGGCATCGGCACCAGCAAGCTCAAGCTGCCGGCCGTCGCGGCAGGGACCGCACGCAATATGAACAGCGTCGCGAAGATGGCGGCGCTGCTGGCGGACATGGCATGA
- a CDS encoding methyl-accepting chemotaxis protein produces MGDAGSIMGKGKRHNYDLQRGLKIFDRSGDLPARAAALWERISFAEQDLARAFWDAYRRSPDIKIVIDDAMMNDFAEKIRPYVREKFMRAGETAWVETAYRYVDKALSSNVSQTTLLSGLHAGTEAAYVAIRQAYSDPEEQVVACRTLSESYALETDVFVHHAVDITRAQVDVLQAEQAAEFNRRVMNVVTRCASDSDMLRSQASSTANSARGMLGKTSEVAAAAEQSAVAMREAAHTAAGLIRAIEDARSEVETAADVASRAGDQAASAVKISQALSTHVEAIESILGLIRDIAGQTNLLALNATIEAARAGDAGRGFAVVAQEVKSLASQTARATDDITAKISAITAATRQTVDANSSIQGTVEEVQTSADRIRQAMELQAQTVTMITAAVDETALAADSMSSTIAAIRSDTENVARDIDGVEQAFGRFSEQIGEFKGATAEFIARFAA; encoded by the coding sequence ACGCGGGTAGCATCATGGGCAAAGGCAAGCGGCATAACTACGACCTGCAGCGGGGTCTGAAGATCTTCGACCGGAGCGGTGACCTGCCTGCCCGGGCCGCAGCCCTGTGGGAGCGCATCAGCTTCGCCGAGCAGGACCTGGCACGCGCCTTCTGGGACGCGTACCGCCGGTCGCCGGACATCAAGATCGTCATCGACGATGCGATGATGAACGATTTCGCCGAGAAGATCCGCCCCTACGTCCGCGAGAAGTTCATGCGGGCGGGCGAGACCGCCTGGGTCGAGACGGCCTATCGCTATGTCGACAAGGCATTGTCGTCGAACGTAAGCCAGACGACGCTGCTTTCCGGCCTGCATGCCGGGACCGAGGCGGCCTATGTGGCGATCCGCCAGGCCTATAGCGATCCAGAGGAGCAGGTGGTCGCCTGCCGGACCCTGTCCGAATCCTATGCGCTGGAAACGGATGTGTTCGTCCACCACGCGGTCGACATCACCCGCGCCCAGGTCGACGTTCTGCAGGCCGAGCAGGCCGCCGAGTTCAACCGCCGGGTGATGAACGTGGTCACCCGCTGTGCCAGCGACAGCGACATGCTGCGCAGCCAGGCGAGTAGCACCGCCAATTCGGCGCGTGGCATGCTGGGCAAGACCAGCGAGGTCGCGGCCGCCGCCGAACAGTCGGCAGTGGCGATGCGGGAGGCGGCGCATACGGCGGCCGGCCTCATCCGTGCCATCGAGGATGCTCGCTCCGAGGTCGAGACCGCCGCGGATGTGGCCAGCCGCGCCGGCGACCAGGCCGCGTCGGCGGTCAAGATCAGCCAGGCACTGTCGACCCATGTCGAGGCGATCGAATCGATCCTCGGCCTGATCCGCGACATCGCCGGCCAGACCAACCTGCTCGCCCTCAATGCCACCATCGAGGCGGCGCGCGCGGGCGACGCCGGCCGCGGCTTCGCGGTCGTCGCGCAGGAAGTGAAGAGCCTCGCCAGCCAGACCGCTCGGGCCACCGACGACATTACCGCCAAGATCAGCGCGATCACGGCGGCAACGCGGCAGACGGTCGACGCCAACAGCTCGATCCAGGGCACGGTCGAGGAAGTGCAGACCAGCGCCGACCGCATCCGCCAGGCGATGGAACTGCAGGCCCAGACGGTGACCATGATCACCGCCGCGGTCGACGAGACGGCGCTCGCCGCCGATTCGATGAGCTCGACCATCGCCGCCATCCGATCCGATACCGAGAATGTCGCCCGCGACATCGACGGCGTCGAGCAGGCGTTCGGCCGCTTCTCAGAGCAGATCGGCGAGTTCAAGGGCGCCACCGCCGAATTCATCGCGCGCTTCGCGGCCTAG
- the bla gene encoding subclass B3 metallo-beta-lactamase, producing MSVSLALFALAAQQIVVPLGKVQKVERLPAPIATAGPAFARACKENDDWDRPAPPVRVHGNSYYVGTCGISAILVTGTDGHVLIDSGTDKGADLVAANIRRLGFQLSDVRWLLHSHEHHDHVGGHARMQQLTGAQVAASANAAAVLRSGLTGEGDPQFGILPKMIPVPVARTLKGGDKLRLGPIQLTAVETKGHTHGALSWTWVSCEGAICRNMAYVDSLSPVSRDDYRFTDHPDVVAAFRDSIARVAALDCEILLTPHPSASNMIQRFAGKAPLFDPRGCADYGVAKTKQLDERLAKEAAAK from the coding sequence ATGTCCGTTAGCCTCGCCCTTTTCGCGCTCGCCGCGCAGCAGATCGTCGTCCCGCTCGGCAAGGTCCAGAAGGTCGAGCGGCTGCCCGCGCCCATCGCCACCGCCGGCCCGGCCTTCGCCCGCGCCTGCAAGGAGAATGACGATTGGGACAGGCCGGCGCCGCCGGTGCGGGTCCATGGCAACAGCTACTATGTCGGCACCTGCGGGATCAGCGCCATCCTGGTCACCGGCACGGATGGGCATGTGCTGATCGACAGCGGAACGGACAAGGGCGCGGACCTGGTCGCGGCCAACATCCGCCGCCTCGGCTTCCAGCTGAGCGACGTGCGCTGGCTGCTCCATAGCCACGAGCATCACGACCATGTCGGCGGCCATGCCCGCATGCAGCAGCTGACCGGCGCGCAGGTCGCCGCCTCGGCCAATGCCGCGGCGGTGCTTCGAAGCGGGCTGACCGGGGAGGGCGATCCGCAGTTCGGGATCCTGCCGAAGATGATCCCGGTCCCGGTCGCGCGCACCCTGAAGGGCGGCGACAAGCTCCGCCTCGGCCCGATCCAGCTCACCGCCGTCGAGACCAAGGGCCACACGCATGGCGCGCTCAGCTGGACCTGGGTCAGCTGCGAGGGCGCCATCTGCCGCAACATGGCCTATGTCGACAGCCTGTCGCCCGTCAGCCGCGACGATTATCGCTTCACCGATCACCCCGACGTCGTCGCCGCCTTCCGCGACAGCATCGCCAGGGTCGCCGCGCTCGACTGCGAGATCCTGCTGACGCCGCACCCGTCCGCAAGCAACATGATCCAGCGCTTCGCCGGCAAGGCGCCCCTGTTCGATCCCAGGGGCTGCGCCGACTATGGCGTCGCCAAGACGAAGCAGCTCGACGAGCGGCTCGCCAAGGAAGCCGCCGCCAAATGA
- the recN gene encoding DNA repair protein RecN gives MLRQLVIRDVVLIDRLTLDFGDGLGVLTGETGAGKSILLDSLGLALGVRADSGLVRAGEDGASVTAEFELPGGHPALAALDEAGIEHEAGEALVFRRTLKADGGSRAFLGGSPVPAATLREAGASLVEIHGQHDDRGLLDPRGHRALLDAFGRIDSGPAARLWTRLSDLRSELDQLRRAQSDADRDRDFLDHSIAELARLEPEEGEEQALAEKRAGMKQFARIQEDLDGLASLFTGSDGGLSQLRQAARRLERISDAHPLLAEALAALDRAIIEGGEAEEKVARARGELDFSAEDLEEAEARLFELRGLARKHRVEPDRLAELLHRMREQRQAIDSGDERIAEMEKALDLAEAAYAEAAATLTETRRTAAARLDEAVANELAPLKLESARFRTMVQPGMAGPAGSDRVEFEVSTNPGAPFGALTKIASGGELSRFILALKVALAEEGGASTMIFDEIDRGVGGAVASAIGERLARLAERSQLLVVTHSPQVAARARHHYRIEKSHGAEGTRTTVRRLEAHERQEEIARMLSGAAVTDEARAQAARLLETA, from the coding sequence ATGCTGAGGCAGCTCGTCATCCGTGACGTGGTGCTGATCGACCGGCTCACCCTCGATTTCGGCGACGGCCTTGGGGTGCTGACCGGCGAGACGGGCGCCGGCAAGTCGATCCTGCTCGATTCGCTCGGCCTCGCGCTGGGCGTCCGCGCCGACAGTGGGCTGGTCCGTGCCGGCGAGGACGGCGCGTCCGTCACCGCCGAGTTCGAGCTGCCCGGCGGCCACCCTGCCCTTGCCGCGCTGGACGAGGCGGGGATCGAGCATGAGGCGGGCGAGGCCCTCGTCTTCCGCCGTACCTTGAAGGCCGATGGCGGCAGCCGCGCCTTCCTCGGCGGATCGCCGGTACCCGCGGCCACCCTGCGCGAAGCGGGCGCGAGCCTGGTCGAGATCCACGGCCAGCATGACGATCGCGGCCTGCTCGACCCGCGTGGTCACCGCGCCTTGCTCGACGCCTTCGGCCGGATCGACAGCGGGCCGGCCGCGCGCCTCTGGACCCGCCTGTCCGATCTGCGCAGCGAACTCGACCAGCTCCGCCGCGCCCAGTCGGACGCCGACCGTGACCGCGACTTCCTCGACCACAGCATCGCCGAACTGGCCAGGCTCGAGCCGGAGGAAGGCGAAGAACAGGCGCTGGCCGAAAAGCGCGCCGGCATGAAGCAGTTCGCCCGGATCCAGGAGGATCTCGACGGACTCGCCTCCCTGTTCACCGGTTCCGACGGGGGATTGTCGCAGCTTCGCCAGGCTGCCCGGCGGCTGGAGCGGATCAGCGACGCGCACCCGTTGCTGGCCGAGGCGCTGGCCGCGCTCGATCGCGCCATCATCGAAGGCGGCGAAGCGGAGGAGAAGGTCGCCCGCGCTCGCGGCGAACTCGACTTCTCGGCCGAGGATCTGGAGGAAGCCGAAGCCCGCCTGTTCGAGCTTCGCGGCCTCGCCCGCAAGCACCGGGTCGAGCCCGACCGCCTCGCCGAACTGCTCCACCGGATGCGCGAACAGCGCCAGGCGATCGACAGCGGCGACGAACGCATCGCCGAGATGGAGAAGGCGCTCGACCTCGCCGAGGCCGCCTATGCCGAGGCCGCCGCCACCCTCACCGAAACCCGCCGCACCGCCGCCGCCCGGCTCGACGAGGCGGTGGCGAACGAGCTCGCGCCGCTGAAGCTGGAGTCGGCCCGCTTCCGCACCATGGTCCAGCCCGGCATGGCTGGCCCGGCAGGCAGCGACCGGGTCGAATTCGAGGTGTCGACCAATCCCGGCGCTCCGTTCGGCGCGCTGACCAAGATCGCCTCGGGCGGCGAACTCAGCCGGTTCATCCTCGCGCTCAAGGTCGCGCTGGCGGAGGAAGGCGGCGCCTCGACCATGATCTTCGACGAGATCGATCGCGGAGTCGGCGGTGCAGTCGCCAGCGCCATCGGCGAGCGGCTCGCTCGGCTGGCGGAGCGAAGCCAGCTGCTGGTCGTCACCCACAGCCCCCAGGTCGCCGCCCGCGCGCGCCATCACTACCGAATCGAAAAGAGCCACGGCGCCGAGGGCACCCGAACCACCGTCCGCCGGCTCGAAGCCCATGAGCGGCAGGAAGAGATTGCGCGGATGCTGTCCGGCGCGGCAGTGACCGACGAGGCCCGCGCCCAGGCGGCGCGGCTGCTGGAGACGGCATGA
- a CDS encoding 50S ribosomal protein L11 methyltransferase: MSWRVTLACNRAEGEAVGDMDEPFPDHPNPPVIVADEPDEHRPDDWRIHAYFEEQPTGDELAVLAGLASGEPIVERLADKDWVTVSQAGLEPIRAGRFFVHTPAHAPEEGAINFLIDAGLAFGTGHHHTTKGCLEALDRLERDGRSFANIADIGTGTGLLAFAAMRLWPEARAIATDIDPISIDVTADNARVNGVAIGEGKGELALAVADGMDHPALAGRAPFDLLIANILAGPLIELAPAFVQATAPGGTLVLSGLLDTQAEAVTAAYIAEGCRLISAGEGEWRVLVLERG; the protein is encoded by the coding sequence ATGAGCTGGCGCGTGACGCTCGCCTGCAACCGAGCCGAGGGTGAGGCGGTCGGGGACATGGACGAGCCCTTTCCGGACCACCCGAACCCACCCGTCATCGTCGCCGACGAGCCGGACGAGCATCGTCCCGACGACTGGCGCATCCACGCCTACTTCGAGGAGCAGCCGACGGGCGACGAACTGGCGGTGCTCGCGGGCCTCGCCAGCGGTGAACCGATCGTCGAGCGCCTCGCCGACAAGGACTGGGTGACGGTCAGCCAGGCCGGGCTCGAACCGATCCGCGCCGGCCGCTTCTTCGTCCACACACCCGCCCATGCGCCGGAAGAAGGCGCCATCAACTTCCTGATCGATGCGGGCCTCGCGTTCGGGACCGGCCATCACCACACGACCAAGGGCTGCCTGGAGGCGCTCGACCGGCTGGAGCGGGACGGGCGGAGCTTCGCCAATATCGCCGACATCGGCACCGGCACCGGCCTCCTTGCCTTCGCCGCCATGCGCCTGTGGCCCGAAGCGCGGGCGATCGCGACCGACATCGACCCGATCAGCATCGACGTCACCGCCGACAATGCGCGGGTGAACGGCGTAGCCATTGGTGAAGGCAAGGGCGAACTGGCGCTGGCGGTCGCCGACGGCATGGACCATCCGGCGCTGGCCGGGCGCGCCCCCTTCGACCTCCTCATCGCCAACATCCTCGCTGGCCCGCTGATCGAGCTTGCGCCGGCCTTCGTGCAAGCGACGGCGCCGGGCGGAACGCTGGTCCTGTCGGGGCTGCTCGACACGCAGGCGGAAGCGGTGACCGCGGCCTACATCGCGGAGGGCTGCCGGCTGATCAGCGCAGGCGAAGGCGAGTGGCGCGTGCTGGTGCTGGAGCGCGGATGA
- a CDS encoding alpha/beta fold hydrolase → MTERTITHEFGGEPLRSVFVGTGGAARGTVIIVPTFAGVSDLEMGFARDLAARGYSCLVADLWGRSYNGPDERDLAFGHMTRLKEDRAALRDRMLDIVEVTRAQEGVDPGRIAAIGYCFGGLCVLDLARSGVDIAGVASFHGLFDAPDLPPQPIRAKVVAYHGWDDPMVPPEAVVGLAKELTDAGADWQIHGYGHVGHAFTNPAAATLGIPGVDYNAAAARRSWAALNDYLDELFG, encoded by the coding sequence ATGACCGAGCGAACCATCACCCACGAATTTGGCGGCGAGCCGTTGCGGAGCGTGTTCGTCGGCACCGGCGGGGCGGCGCGCGGGACGGTCATCATCGTGCCGACCTTCGCCGGGGTGAGCGACCTCGAGATGGGCTTTGCCCGCGATCTCGCGGCGCGCGGCTATTCCTGCCTGGTCGCGGACCTGTGGGGACGCAGCTACAATGGTCCGGACGAGCGCGATCTCGCCTTCGGCCACATGACCCGCCTCAAGGAAGACCGCGCCGCGCTTCGCGACCGCATGCTGGACATCGTCGAGGTGACCAGGGCCCAGGAAGGCGTCGACCCGGGCCGGATCGCGGCCATCGGCTATTGCTTCGGCGGCCTGTGCGTCCTCGACCTCGCCCGCTCCGGCGTGGACATCGCCGGAGTCGCCAGCTTCCACGGCCTGTTCGATGCGCCCGACCTGCCGCCGCAGCCGATCAGGGCCAAGGTGGTCGCCTATCACGGCTGGGACGATCCGATGGTGCCGCCCGAAGCGGTGGTCGGGCTCGCCAAGGAACTGACCGACGCCGGCGCGGACTGGCAGATCCACGGCTATGGCCATGTCGGCCACGCCTTCACCAACCCCGCCGCCGCGACGCTCGGCATCCCGGGGGTTGACTACAATGCCGCAGCCGCACGCCGCAGCTGGGCAGCGCTCAACGATTATCTGGACGAGCTGTTCGGGTGA
- the ligA gene encoding NAD-dependent DNA ligase LigA, translated as MNEVEAGRRLRWLAKEIARHNRLYHDQDAPEISDADYDALMRENAALEAEFPHLVRGDSPSRQVGAAPSTALAKVTHARPMLSLENAFSADEVHDFVRRMRRFLSLPEDEPLALTAEPKIDGLSCSLRFEDGRLVLAATRGDGAVGEDVTANVRTIPDIPQALAGAPAVLEVRGEVYMSKADFAALNERQAASGGKVFANPRNAAAGSLRQKDPSVTAARPLRFLAHGWGETSEPLGTTQAGAVERLRSLGFPVDQRFVHCADAEEAMRHYAAIEHERADLPFDIDGVVYKLDRLDLQERLGFVGRAPRWAIAHKFPAEKAETTLERIEIQVGRTGKLTPIGRLTPVGVGGVIVSNVTLHNRDEIARLGLREGDRVRIQRAGDVIPQVVENLTPDEDRPAFVYPDHCPACGSEAVAEEGEVDVRCTGGLICPAQRLERLKHFVSRGAMDIEGLGEKSIVEFAEAGLIEKPSDIFRLRRDHILGREGWKEKSVDNLLAAIEARKGFEGARLLFGLGIRHVGIVTARDLLKCFGTIEALQAAAVGEQGIAELSAVEGVGPVVAEAVHDFFHEPHNREEVAALLDLARPAPFVSQARETEWSGKTIVFTGSLETMSRDEAKAQAERLGARAAGSVSAKTDLVVAGPGAGSKLKKAEELGVRVVDEAEWARIVAEAGA; from the coding sequence ATGAACGAGGTCGAGGCCGGGCGGCGGCTGCGGTGGCTGGCGAAGGAGATCGCCCGCCACAACCGGCTTTACCACGACCAGGACGCGCCGGAGATCAGCGACGCCGACTATGACGCGCTGATGCGGGAGAATGCGGCGCTGGAGGCCGAGTTTCCGCACCTGGTCCGAGGGGACAGCCCCAGCCGGCAGGTCGGCGCCGCGCCTTCGACCGCGCTCGCCAAGGTCACCCACGCGCGGCCCATGCTCAGCCTCGAGAATGCCTTCTCGGCCGACGAGGTGCACGACTTCGTCCGTCGCATGCGCCGTTTCCTGAGCCTCCCGGAAGACGAACCGCTGGCGCTGACGGCCGAACCTAAGATCGACGGCCTGTCCTGTTCGCTTCGCTTCGAGGACGGGCGGCTGGTGCTGGCGGCGACGCGCGGGGACGGCGCAGTCGGCGAGGATGTGACGGCGAATGTGCGGACGATTCCCGATATCCCGCAGGCGCTGGCCGGCGCGCCGGCGGTGCTCGAGGTGCGCGGCGAGGTCTACATGTCCAAGGCCGACTTCGCCGCGCTGAACGAGCGGCAGGCGGCGAGCGGGGGCAAGGTCTTCGCCAACCCGCGCAACGCCGCGGCCGGATCGCTGCGCCAGAAGGACCCGTCGGTCACCGCCGCGCGCCCCTTGCGCTTCCTCGCCCATGGCTGGGGCGAAACGTCCGAGCCGCTGGGGACCACCCAGGCCGGGGCGGTGGAGCGGCTGCGTTCCCTCGGCTTCCCGGTCGATCAGCGCTTCGTCCATTGCGCCGACGCGGAAGAAGCGATGCGCCATTATGCCGCCATCGAGCATGAGCGCGCCGACCTGCCGTTCGACATCGACGGCGTGGTCTACAAGCTCGACCGGCTGGACCTGCAGGAGCGGCTGGGCTTCGTCGGCCGCGCGCCGCGCTGGGCGATCGCGCACAAGTTCCCGGCCGAAAAGGCCGAGACGACGCTGGAGCGGATCGAGATCCAGGTCGGCCGCACCGGCAAGCTCACGCCCATCGGGCGGCTGACCCCGGTCGGGGTTGGCGGAGTGATCGTCAGCAACGTCACGCTCCACAATCGCGACGAGATCGCCCGGCTCGGCCTACGCGAAGGCGACCGCGTCCGGATCCAGCGCGCTGGCGACGTCATCCCGCAGGTGGTCGAAAACCTCACGCCCGACGAGGATCGCCCCGCCTTCGTCTATCCCGATCACTGCCCCGCCTGCGGCTCGGAAGCGGTCGCCGAGGAGGGCGAGGTGGACGTGCGCTGCACCGGCGGCCTCATCTGCCCGGCGCAGCGGCTTGAGCGGCTGAAGCATTTCGTCAGCCGCGGCGCGATGGACATCGAGGGCCTTGGCGAAAAGAGCATCGTCGAATTCGCAGAAGCCGGGCTGATCGAGAAGCCGTCCGACATCTTCCGGCTGCGGCGCGACCATATCCTCGGGCGGGAGGGCTGGAAGGAGAAAAGCGTCGACAATCTGCTGGCGGCGATCGAGGCACGGAAGGGCTTCGAGGGCGCGCGGCTTCTGTTCGGCCTCGGCATTCGCCACGTCGGCATCGTCACGGCGCGAGACCTGCTGAAATGCTTCGGCACGATCGAGGCGCTGCAGGCGGCGGCTGTGGGCGAGCAAGGCATCGCCGAACTCTCCGCCGTCGAGGGCGTGGGCCCGGTGGTCGCGGAGGCGGTGCACGATTTCTTCCATGAGCCGCACAACCGGGAGGAAGTGGCCGCCCTCCTCGACCTCGCCCGCCCCGCCCCCTTCGTCAGCCAGGCCCGCGAGACCGAATGGAGCGGCAAGACCATCGTCTTCACCGGCAGCCTCGAAACGATGAGCCGCGACGAAGCCAAGGCCCAGGCCGAACGCCTCGGCGCCCGCGCGGCCGGCTCCGTCAGCGCCAAGACGGACCTGGTGGTCGCCGGCCCCGGCGCGGGCTCCAAGCTCAAGAAGGCGGAGGAACTTGGGGTGCGGGTGGTCGACGAAGCCGAATGGGCGCGGATCGTCGCGGAGGCGGGCGCTTAG
- a CDS encoding SMI1/KNR4 family protein yields MNMDQTRRNLLIGGSVLGACLIGGLLPTACAMRQIAMGPARPMGSLPKRPAGEAKPMLDEDIAPVLARLDAWYAAHLPRDRYILNPPATDAQIDIFEQVVGFRMPRSYRQLYKWHDGENDDRSGHIYGLPLLPLKQAEADWKAWIRTLAGFGGNRYPVPGGAWPEGAVDPAYFNPRWVPLTSDGSGGHIGLDFAPWPRGRAGQVILFGRDEDVKVVLAESLGGFLDWVAGLLESGNFRLKAASGEVVLRQFRLKEPPSDHFHEGARKLRGAPGQFL; encoded by the coding sequence ATGAACATGGACCAGACTAGGCGCAATCTGCTGATCGGTGGTTCGGTCCTGGGCGCCTGCCTCATCGGTGGACTGCTGCCTACCGCCTGCGCCATGCGCCAGATCGCAATGGGGCCAGCGAGACCGATGGGTAGCCTGCCCAAGCGGCCAGCAGGCGAAGCGAAGCCGATGCTTGACGAGGACATCGCGCCGGTGCTCGCACGGCTCGACGCGTGGTACGCGGCCCATTTGCCGCGAGATAGGTATATCTTGAATCCGCCAGCCACGGACGCGCAGATCGATATCTTCGAGCAAGTGGTCGGCTTCCGCATGCCTCGCTCGTACCGGCAATTGTACAAATGGCATGACGGCGAGAACGACGATCGGTCAGGTCACATCTATGGACTTCCGCTGCTGCCGCTCAAACAGGCGGAGGCCGACTGGAAAGCCTGGATCAGGACTTTGGCCGGGTTTGGCGGAAACCGTTACCCTGTTCCAGGTGGTGCTTGGCCGGAAGGCGCCGTGGACCCGGCTTACTTCAATCCCCGCTGGGTGCCGCTGACCAGTGATGGATCAGGCGGCCATATCGGGCTCGACTTCGCCCCATGGCCCCGAGGTCGAGCCGGACAAGTGATCCTGTTCGGACGTGACGAGGATGTGAAGGTCGTTCTCGCCGAGAGCCTTGGTGGGTTTCTCGACTGGGTGGCTGGGCTGCTGGAGAGCGGCAATTTCAGGTTGAAGGCTGCGTCGGGCGAAGTTGTGTTGCGGCAGTTCCGACTGAAGGAGCCGCCATCAGACCACTTCCACGAAGGTGCCCGCAAACTCCGTGGCGCGCCCGGTCAGTTCTTATGA